The Desulfobacterales bacterium sequence CTGAAATGGATTTCATTCTTAACATCAGTCAGATACCCGGTCCCGTTGTCCTCGTGCCGTATGGGGGAAGCAGTGAAGATATCTTTCTTGCCGCATCCATCTGTGCAAGCTACAGTAAAGCCGGGAAGGGCACCGTTGCGGATGTGCTGGTAAGAACGCCCGCCGGGCAGTACAACATCAAGGGGGTGGCAGCTTCACCGGATGAATTCAGGCATCTGATGCTGTAATTGCAGCGTTGTATAAACAAAAGGATGATTTTTTTTGGGGCTCGATCATAACTTCGGCCATAGTTCCGAAGTGTGGCCGCCGAGTCCTGCCTGTTCCCGGTGTACGACATTGCGCGATCCGGGGAAAAGATGCCGGGACGGAGCCCGCGCCAACGTGGCCGAAGTTATGATCGAGCCCTTGTTTTTTAACCATTTTGTTTATGACCCGATGGGGGAAGCTTGTTCGGTGTGACGGGCGCGAAGCTGGCCGCATGCGGCGGATATGTCCAGGCCCTTGCTGTATCGGATGTTGACGGTGTAATTGTTTTTTAAAAGAATTTCCTGAAAACGGAGGATATCGGCGGTTTCGGGCCGCTTAAATTTGCACCTGTCATATTCGTTAAACGGAATCAGATTGATTTTTGCCTTGATGGACTGTAACAGCCTGGACAGTCGTTTTGCGTCATCCGGCAAATCATTTATTCCCCGGATCAGAATGTATTCAAAGGTGATTCTCCGGCGGGGTTTCAGGGGAAAGTTTCGGCATGCTTCAAGAAGCTGCTCCAGGGGATATTGCCGGTTGATCGGCATAAGCATGCTGCGGGTTTTGTTATCGGTTGCATTCAGGGAAACTGCCAGGTTAACCTGTGCATCTCGCCCCAGGTCAGAGAGCCTTGGCACTATGCCCGCGGTCGACACCGTCACCCTTCGGGTTGAAAATTTGAGACCGAAATCGCTGTTGGTAATCACATCGATGGCCTGAATCAGGTTGTCATAATTAGCCAGAGGCTCTCCCATGCCCATGAAAACGATATTGGTCAGCGGCTTGGATTCCTTCAGCTCATTTGCGATATCCCGAACCTGCGAGACAATCTCGGCTTTGGTCAGGTTGCGTGTAAAACCGTTTTTGGCGGTCAGGCAAAACTGGCATCCCTGAACGCACCCGACCTGAGTCGATATGCAGAGCGTGAAATGGTCTTTTTCCGGAATCAGGACGCTTTCAATGTACTCACCGTCGTTCAGCCGGAACAGATATTTTTTGGCGCCGTCGATGGACGATTCCGTTTTCAGGATTTTCAGACGCGACATCGTGAAATTTTCAGACAGTACATCGCGAAGACTCTGGCTGAGGTCCGTCATGTCTGAAAAACTGTCAGCTTGTCGCACATAAATCCATCTTGATATTTGCCGGGCCCGGTAGGATTCCCATGAATGCTCCAGAAGCCATGCGCTCAGTTCCTCAACAGAGAGTTCTTTAATATCCTGCATAGTCGATTCAATCATTGTGCTCGTTAACATCAATTAATAAAAGGGGCTTTCGTTTCATTGTGCCGTTCGAATTCGGATACTATTTGAAAACTCGGATAAAATCAATCCCGGTGGATACTGGATGCATAATTTCATCGCTGTTGTCCGGAAAATGGCATTACATGCGGTGTAACCGTAACCGGAGATGAATGAGAAAATAAAATGTTTTCGAGAGGTTGAGCGTGGGTGAACAAATGACCGCTGGTAAATATAACGGTTTAGTTTAGTAATATCTTTTGCTTGACATTAAAATGGTTTAATAATAGATTCAAACTTTTCTCTCAATACAGTTCTGCGGCAAGGCTATTGAGAAACAAAATAAATTAAATTATAATAAAAAATAATCAGGCGCGTGGGGGAATATCCGGATTCAGGGACGCTGATATCGTAAAGAAATAGATTCCCCCGCTTGAAATATGTTGATCGGTGAGGTATGTTTGAAAATTTAAGTGACAGGCTGAACTCCGTATTCAAGGAACTGAGGGGGCACGGCAAATTAACGGAGACCAACATTGAGGAGGGCCTTAAAGAGGTTCGGATGGCGCTTCTCGAGGCCGATGTTCACTTCCGGGTTGTTAAACAATTTGTTTCCGGTATCAGGGCGCGTGCGCTGGGTCAGGAGGTGATGGGCAGTCTGACCCCTGGCCAGCAGGTGGTCAAGATCGTTAATGAAGAGCTGGCCGGGCTGATGGGAGGCGACTATAAAGAACTGGAGCTTTCCGGGCCGCTTCCGATATCGGTTATGCTTGTGGGCCTTCAGGGGTCCGGTAAAACAACGACATCCGGAAAGCTTGCCGCTTTGCTGAGGAAAAAAGGCAGAAAACCTTATCTGGTTCCGGCAGATGTCTATCGGCCGGCAGCGATAGAGCAGCTGAAAAAGATAGGCTCTCAGCTTGATATTCCGGTATTCCCGTCTTCGACCCTGATGAAGCCGGTTGATATCTGCCAGGAGGCCCGCGTTGCCGCTTTGAAGGCGGGTTGCGATACGCTCCTTTTGGATACGGCAGGGCGTCTTCATATCGACGAGGAACTGATGGCGGAGTTGTCCCGGATCAAGGATATGGTTCATCCGTCCGATATTTTGTTTGTGGCTGACGCCATGACCGGCCAGGATGCGGTCAACAGCGCCAAATCGTTTAATGATGCCCTGGATATCGGCGGTGTCATCCTGACGAAAATGGATGGTGATGCCAGGGGCGGCGCAGCGATTTCCATCAAGGCTATTACCGGTAAACCGATCAAATTCATAGGTGTCGGCGAAAAAATAGGTGATCTGGAAGTTTTTCATCCTGACAGGATGGCGTCCAGGATACTGGGGATGGGGGATGTCCTTACGATCATCGAAAAAGCTCAATCGGTCATCGATGAAAAGGAAGCGGCTGAGCTAGAAAAAAAACTTAAAAAAAGTCAGTTTACACTCCAGGATTTTCGTAATCAGATGGTTCAGATCCGCAAGATGGGGTCATTGAGCGATATTATCGGGATGATCCCCGGTATGGGGAAGATAAAGCAGCTTAAGAATCTGGAAGTT is a genomic window containing:
- the rlmN gene encoding 23S rRNA (adenine(2503)-C(2))-methyltransferase RlmN, with amino-acid sequence MQDIKELSVEELSAWLLEHSWESYRARQISRWIYVRQADSFSDMTDLSQSLRDVLSENFTMSRLKILKTESSIDGAKKYLFRLNDGEYIESVLIPEKDHFTLCISTQVGCVQGCQFCLTAKNGFTRNLTKAEIVSQVRDIANELKESKPLTNIVFMGMGEPLANYDNLIQAIDVITNSDFGLKFSTRRVTVSTAGIVPRLSDLGRDAQVNLAVSLNATDNKTRSMLMPINRQYPLEQLLEACRNFPLKPRRRITFEYILIRGINDLPDDAKRLSRLLQSIKAKINLIPFNEYDRCKFKRPETADILRFQEILLKNNYTVNIRYSKGLDISAACGQLRARHTEQASPIGS
- the ffh gene encoding signal recognition particle protein yields the protein MFENLSDRLNSVFKELRGHGKLTETNIEEGLKEVRMALLEADVHFRVVKQFVSGIRARALGQEVMGSLTPGQQVVKIVNEELAGLMGGDYKELELSGPLPISVMLVGLQGSGKTTTSGKLAALLRKKGRKPYLVPADVYRPAAIEQLKKIGSQLDIPVFPSSTLMKPVDICQEARVAALKAGCDTLLLDTAGRLHIDEELMAELSRIKDMVHPSDILFVADAMTGQDAVNSAKSFNDALDIGGVILTKMDGDARGGAAISIKAITGKPIKFIGVGEKIGDLEVFHPDRMASRILGMGDVLTIIEKAQSVIDEKEAAELEKKLKKSQFTLQDFRNQMVQIRKMGSLSDIIGMIPGMGKIKQLKNLEVDEKELSRIEAIINSMTPGERRQYTIINGSRRKRIAKGSGTSVQDVNRLLKNYSQVLKMIKKMNKGGMRGLGRGMLPF